The Brachionichthys hirsutus isolate HB-005 chromosome 11, CSIRO-AGI_Bhir_v1, whole genome shotgun sequence genome includes a window with the following:
- the rabgef1l gene encoding RAB guanine nucleotide exchange factor (GEF) 1, like, giving the protein MTSQRRGIRVDQSELLCTKGCGFYGNTRWQGLCSKCWREENQREKQKQIQEDWALAEKLQREEQEAYATRHQKVQSQSTITPFNKFEERKTKEKSSKVHTVTKFFTPSSKTPSKKDPAPIDAHSSPSPSSSAGRHASLDTDHATREFIDFLKPLKSGREIFKQCRAFTESMVYKRDMAADELSECVQDFYQNLSERLQTQFKGATEQVDSVMDEVEKYMMTRLYKEVFCPETTDDEKKDLDIQKRIRALHWVTIEMLCVPVDEEIPEVSDSVVKAITDVIEMDSKRVPKDKLACVTRCSKHIFNAIKVSRNEAASADDFLPTLIYIVLKANPPRLQSNIQYITRFCNPSRLMTGEDGYYFTNLCCAVAFIEKLDGQSLNLSSEEFDLYMSGQASPHWPQTPGPSSSSPGSGALNQVQKRLDLLTGLGERQERVMEKARQLESDLIDWTDEVEQKVQSVLESFPPEKENTAAATANGTTPAATANGTTPAASSAIDADNVESELLPPPLQPQVFAG; this is encoded by the exons ATGACGAGCCAGCGGCGCGGGATCCGTGTGGACCAATCTGAGCTTCTCTGCACGAAAGGATGTGGTTTTTATGGCAACACTCGTTGGCAGGGTCTGTGCTCCAAGTGCTGGCGAGAGGAAAATCAACgagaaaagcaaaaacagattCAAGAAGACTGGGCTCTTGCTGAGAA gctgcagagagaggaacAGGAAGCTTATGCAACTAGACATCAGAAGGTCCAGTCACAGTCTACCATCACACCGTTCAACAAGTTCGAGGAAAGAAAAACTAAGGAAAAATCCAGCAAAGTACACACAGTTACAAAGTTCTTCACTCCATCTTCAAAAACACCATCAAAAAAAG ATCCTGCTCCAATTGATGCACATTCCAGCCCGAGTCCCAGCTCTTCTGCTGGCCGGCACGCCTCTCTGGACACTGACCATGCAACACGAGAGTTCATCGACTTCCTCAAGCCTCTGAAGTCTGGTAGGGAGATCTTCAAACAGTGCCGGGCCTTCACCGAGAGCATGGTCTATAAGCGG GACATGGCTGCTGATGAGCTGTCGGAGTGCGTGCAGGACTTCTATCAGAACCTCTCTGAACGGCTCCAGACTCAGTTTAAAG GAGCAACAGAGCAAGTGGACAGTGTTATGGATGAAGTAGAAAAGTACATGATGACCCGTCTGTATAAGGAAGTGTTCTGTCCTGAGACCACCGATGATGAGAAGAAAGACTTGGACATTCAGAAGAGAATCAG AGCCTTGCACTGGGTCACCATCGAGATGCTGTGCGTGCCCGTGGATGAGGAGATTCCCGAGGTGTCCGACAGTGTAGTCAAAGCCATCACAG ATGTGATTGAGATGGACTCAAAGCGCGTGCCCAAGGACAAGCTCGCGTGCGTCACCCGCTGTAGCAAGCACATCTTCAACGCCATCAAAGTGAGCAGGAATGAGGCTGCGTCTGCCGATGACTTCCTCCCGACACTCATCTACATTGTGCTGAAAGCAAATCCTCCCAGATTGCAGTCCAACATCCAGTACATCACTCGCTTCTGCAACCCCAGCAGGCTGATGACCGGAGAGGATGGATACTACTTCACTAATCTG TGCTGTGCAGTCGCCTTCATTGAGAAGCTGGACGGCCAGTCTCTGAACCTAAGCTCCGAGGAGTTTGACCTCTACATGTCGGGCCAGGCGTCGCCCCATTGGCCACAGACCCCTGGGCCGTCCTCCAGCTCCCCAGGCAGCGGCGCTCTCAACCAGGTTCAGAAACGGCTCGACCTGCTGACGGGCCTCGGAGAAAGGCAGGAGCGGGTGATGGAGAAAGCTCGGCAGCTGGAAAGCGACCTCATCGACTGGACGGATGAAGTGGAGCAGAAGGTGCAGAGCGTCCTGGAGAGCTTTCCCCCAGAGAAAGAGAACACTGCTGCAGCCACAGCCAATGGGACAACGCCTGCAGCCACAGCCAATGGGACAACGCCTGCAGCATCATCAGCGATCGACGCCGATAACGTTGAGAGTGAGCTCCTGCCCCCACCGCTGCAACCGCAAGTGTTTGCTGGTTGA
- the LOC137901708 gene encoding low affinity immunoglobulin gamma Fc region receptor III-A-like, with protein MALIFPPIAFIVFVSIVSGTSLQPVLEMVSGNSRIFSGDSVKLKCSIPDVHKSSWSYLWFRGSEQLPGNQRHLILRNAHIEESGKFYCQGVRDELMGKRSTLHSNPVEIAVDGGWAILQVPHHPSLVGDTLKFTCHVRGTPKLNEVILYKDGVEIMSGRNAHLHLTNATLEDQGMYSCRASWDKDMLTHSVASVNTPVQVLEILSQPVLELDDETLYSLNILILTCHHQYNAPAPAPPITYYFYKDNNRLGTATSENNAKAKRTPGRYRCKAKVAALGLLRWSEPKSFEPASGRLTSL; from the exons ATGGCTTTGATATTTCCTCCTATAGCGTTTATTGTATTTGTCTCCATAGTCTCCGGGACCTCGTTACAACCTGTACTAGAGATGGTGTCAGGGAATTCAAGGATATTCTCTGGGGATAGTGTAAAGCTGAAATGCAGTATTCCCGATGTCCATAAATCTTCTTGGAGTTACCTGTGGTTCAGAGGATCTGAGCAGCTCCCAGGGAATCAGCGGCACCTCATTTTGCGAAATGCCCACATTGAGGAGAGTGGGAAATTTTACTGCCAGGGGGTGAGGGACGAATTGATGGGAAAAAGAAGCACCCTCCATAGTAATCCTGTAGAAATCGCAGTGGATG GAGGGTGGGCTATTTTACAGGTGCCACATCATCCCAGCCTTGTTGGAGACACGTTGAAGTTCACGTGCCATGTCAGAGGAACACCCAAACTTAATGAAGTGATTCTCTACAAAGATGGTGTTGAAATTATGAGCGGCCGAAACGCACATTTACACCTGACCAATGCGACTTTAGAGGACCAGGGAATGTATTCCTGCAGGGCTTCGTGGGATAAAGACATGCTTACACACTCTGTAGCTTCAGTCAACACTCCAGTGCAGGTCTTAG AGATTCTTTCACAGCCAGTTTTGGAGCTTGACGATGAAACCCTGTATTCATTAAACATATTGATTCTCACCTGCCACCACCAATACAACGCCCCTGCTCCTGCCCCGCCAATAACCTATTACTTCTATAAGGACAACAACCGTCTCGGAACAGCGACCTCCGAAAACAACGCTAAGGCTAAACGAACTCCAGGCCGGTACCGCTGCAAGGCCAAGGTGGCTGCTTTGGGTCTCCTCAGGTGGAGCGAGCCCAAAAGCTTTGAACCAGCGTCAGGTAGGCTCACCTCGCTGTGA